A window of Palaemon carinicauda isolate YSFRI2023 chromosome 27, ASM3689809v2, whole genome shotgun sequence contains these coding sequences:
- the LOC137620534 gene encoding solute carrier family 49 member 4-like isoform X1, translating to MNSSTVNIARYDNDAEEIHDTEIKCPQDEEIHQHFKVYKKRFWILGIYSFLAFFQCLQWNLWGPLSDSVDTAFEGFGSDTVAMLANWGTITFLISAYPSVWIVDKRGIRVGVLIIAGLVTASTAMRAISMLFHSDTVVKVMCHLGAIVNGAAGPIVMTAPPVIAAVWFPPDERTTATGCGQLITLLGSAGSYLQPLIVRSPKHADKEEIRSDIARLLYIYVGVSLFCLVTVALYFPEKPSTPPSVSSSKKRIDLKGSAGKLVRNPNFGLTTISMAFCIAVPAGWYTVLNYSLGEIGIMQDEAMGIGFLAVLCSTLFGLLVSRITDILYGHLRVSLMFLMIGNIVFFYWFFLLSWGCINVSQWQVYVTVICGMSLNGSTIPLFTELAVEFAYPCSELVVAGFFTFAMNGLGMIFLFLFLIPDIGYEWVTYVLLATMSTSLILLVFIKENYKRMKEDKQGTATAE from the exons ATGAATAGTTCGACCGTGAATATAG CAAGATATGACAATGATGCTGAAGAAATACACGACACAGAGATAAAATGCCCACAAGACGAAGAAATCCATCAACACTTCAAAGTCTACAAAAAACGATTTTGGATTTTGGGAATATACTCCTTTTTAGCTTTCTTCCAG TGTCTGCAGTGGAACTTGTGGGGTCCCTTAAGCGACAGTGTGGACACTGCTTTCGAGGGATTTGGTTCCGACACAGTGGCCATGCTCGCTAACTGGGGAACAATTACATTCCTAATTTCTGCATATCCCAGCGTTTGGATTGTGGATAAAAGAGGAATTCGAGTAGGAGTCCTTATCATAGCGGGCTTAGTAACCGCCAGTACAGCCATGAGGGCTATATCCATGTTATTTCATTCAGATACAGTTGTTAAAGT GATGTGCCACCTAGGGGCCATCGTGAACGGTGCAGCGGGTCCCATAGTTATGACAGCTCCTCCTGTGATAGCTGCTGTCTGGTTTCCTCCCGATGAGAGAACGACAGCCACAG GTTGTGGGCAGCTGATCACCTTACTAGGAAGTGCCGGCAGTTATCTGCAGCCTCTAATTGTTAGATCTCCTAAACACGCTGACAAGGAAGAGATAAGATCAGATATTGCCAGGCTTCTGTACATAT ATGTAGgagtttccttattctgtttagTTACAGTAGCTTTATACTTCCCAGAGAAGCCATCCACCCCTCCTTCTGTTTCTTCTAGTAAGAAACGGATAGACCTCAAAGGCAGCGCTGGTAAACTTGTCAG AAATCCTAACTTCGGATTAACAACAATATCCATGGCCTTCTGCATAGCTGTCCCGGCTGGGTGGTATACAGTTCTAAATTATTCCCTCGGAGAAATAGGAATAATGCAG GACGAAGCAATGGGAATAGGATTCTTGGCAGTGCTGTGCTCTACCCTCTTTGGGCTTTTGGTCAGTCGCATCACCGACATCCTATATGGCCACCTACGGGTCTCCTTAATGTTCCTAATGATCGGCAACATTGTCTTCTTCTACTGGTTTTTCCTGCTGTCTTGGGGATGCATCAACGTCAGTCAAT GGCAGGTTTACGTGACAGTAATCTGCGGCATGAGTTTAAACGGGTCAACAATTCCCCTCTTCACGGAACTAGCAGTCGAATTTGCCTACCCGTGTTCGGAGCTGGTCGTGGCAGGGTTCTTCACATTTGCAATGAACGGACTGGGCATgatcttccttttcctcttcttaatTCCTGATATTG GTTACGAATGGGTGACGTACGTGTTACTGGCCACAATGTCCACCTCCCTCATTTTACTCgtcttcataaaagaaaattacaagagaaTGAAAGAAGATAAACAAGGTACTGCGACAGCcgaataa
- the LOC137620534 gene encoding solute carrier family 49 member 4-like isoform X2: MDNIAARYDNDAEEIHDTEIKCPQDEEIHQHFKVYKKRFWILGIYSFLAFFQCLQWNLWGPLSDSVDTAFEGFGSDTVAMLANWGTITFLISAYPSVWIVDKRGIRVGVLIIAGLVTASTAMRAISMLFHSDTVVKVMCHLGAIVNGAAGPIVMTAPPVIAAVWFPPDERTTATGCGQLITLLGSAGSYLQPLIVRSPKHADKEEIRSDIARLLYIYVGVSLFCLVTVALYFPEKPSTPPSVSSSKKRIDLKGSAGKLVRNPNFGLTTISMAFCIAVPAGWYTVLNYSLGEIGIMQDEAMGIGFLAVLCSTLFGLLVSRITDILYGHLRVSLMFLMIGNIVFFYWFFLLSWGCINVSQWQVYVTVICGMSLNGSTIPLFTELAVEFAYPCSELVVAGFFTFAMNGLGMIFLFLFLIPDIGYEWVTYVLLATMSTSLILLVFIKENYKRMKEDKQGTATAE, translated from the exons ATGGATAATATCGCAG CAAGATATGACAATGATGCTGAAGAAATACACGACACAGAGATAAAATGCCCACAAGACGAAGAAATCCATCAACACTTCAAAGTCTACAAAAAACGATTTTGGATTTTGGGAATATACTCCTTTTTAGCTTTCTTCCAG TGTCTGCAGTGGAACTTGTGGGGTCCCTTAAGCGACAGTGTGGACACTGCTTTCGAGGGATTTGGTTCCGACACAGTGGCCATGCTCGCTAACTGGGGAACAATTACATTCCTAATTTCTGCATATCCCAGCGTTTGGATTGTGGATAAAAGAGGAATTCGAGTAGGAGTCCTTATCATAGCGGGCTTAGTAACCGCCAGTACAGCCATGAGGGCTATATCCATGTTATTTCATTCAGATACAGTTGTTAAAGT GATGTGCCACCTAGGGGCCATCGTGAACGGTGCAGCGGGTCCCATAGTTATGACAGCTCCTCCTGTGATAGCTGCTGTCTGGTTTCCTCCCGATGAGAGAACGACAGCCACAG GTTGTGGGCAGCTGATCACCTTACTAGGAAGTGCCGGCAGTTATCTGCAGCCTCTAATTGTTAGATCTCCTAAACACGCTGACAAGGAAGAGATAAGATCAGATATTGCCAGGCTTCTGTACATAT ATGTAGgagtttccttattctgtttagTTACAGTAGCTTTATACTTCCCAGAGAAGCCATCCACCCCTCCTTCTGTTTCTTCTAGTAAGAAACGGATAGACCTCAAAGGCAGCGCTGGTAAACTTGTCAG AAATCCTAACTTCGGATTAACAACAATATCCATGGCCTTCTGCATAGCTGTCCCGGCTGGGTGGTATACAGTTCTAAATTATTCCCTCGGAGAAATAGGAATAATGCAG GACGAAGCAATGGGAATAGGATTCTTGGCAGTGCTGTGCTCTACCCTCTTTGGGCTTTTGGTCAGTCGCATCACCGACATCCTATATGGCCACCTACGGGTCTCCTTAATGTTCCTAATGATCGGCAACATTGTCTTCTTCTACTGGTTTTTCCTGCTGTCTTGGGGATGCATCAACGTCAGTCAAT GGCAGGTTTACGTGACAGTAATCTGCGGCATGAGTTTAAACGGGTCAACAATTCCCCTCTTCACGGAACTAGCAGTCGAATTTGCCTACCCGTGTTCGGAGCTGGTCGTGGCAGGGTTCTTCACATTTGCAATGAACGGACTGGGCATgatcttccttttcctcttcttaatTCCTGATATTG GTTACGAATGGGTGACGTACGTGTTACTGGCCACAATGTCCACCTCCCTCATTTTACTCgtcttcataaaagaaaattacaagagaaTGAAAGAAGATAAACAAGGTACTGCGACAGCcgaataa